Proteins encoded in a region of the Mycoplasma feriruminatoris genome:
- a CDS encoding alpha/beta hydrolase yields the protein MKKKKRESFKKRLGKKIFKTIKKPFKFIYWLAGNLTIFKPNKKLRYISKIDDINKLNKIMKYYYKKEELMITDDSKIQNVSFLTSDNLKIKAIKYITNKDSKKWIISCHWFAGHKYLGLIHTKAFIELGYNILSFDFRNHGDSDQTEVISMGLFESIDLISAINYLLISEDVQILGLFGMSMGAYVCNYVAINNKELLDKANTKFIISDSTYGSIESLLYKNWKERLRLFISRKLARKIINKTIDLQNLATNHNQDELNLFSLYEDKKMTPANCSTLFIHGCNDQITSHTDSFRLFVNRSIYNNDDELLIYNWCNHCFSFKEHYYQTIYRTLMFENKIIKDNDATKIALLKMGITDEVIKNNFNEIKDVPTFSFSKNKNN from the coding sequence ATGAAAAAGAAAAAAAGAGAGTCTTTTAAAAAAAGACTAGGTAAAAAAATTTTTAAAACTATTAAAAAACCTTTTAAATTTATTTACTGACTAGCAGGTAATTTAACTATATTTAAACCAAATAAAAAACTTCGTTATATTAGTAAAATTGATGATATTAATAAGCTAAATAAAATCATGAAATACTATTATAAAAAAGAAGAGTTAATGATAACTGATGATAGTAAAATACAAAACGTTAGTTTTTTAACTAGTGATAATCTAAAAATTAAAGCAATTAAATACATTACAAATAAAGATAGTAAAAAATGAATTATTAGTTGTCATTGATTTGCAGGACACAAATATTTAGGTTTAATACATACTAAAGCTTTTATAGAACTTGGTTATAACATTTTATCTTTTGATTTTAGAAATCATGGAGATTCAGATCAAACTGAAGTAATTAGTATGGGTTTATTTGAAAGTATAGATTTAATTAGTGCAATTAATTATTTACTTATTAGCGAAGATGTTCAAATACTTGGGTTATTTGGTATGAGCATGGGTGCTTATGTATGTAATTATGTAGCTATTAATAATAAAGAATTACTAGATAAAGCAAATACTAAATTTATAATAAGTGATTCAACTTATGGATCAATTGAATCACTATTATATAAAAATTGAAAAGAAAGACTAAGACTTTTTATAAGTAGAAAACTAGCTAGAAAAATTATTAATAAAACTATAGATTTACAAAATTTAGCAACTAATCATAACCAAGATGAATTAAACTTATTTAGCTTGTATGAAGATAAAAAAATGACTCCAGCTAATTGTTCTACTTTATTTATACATGGATGTAATGATCAAATAACTTCTCATACTGATTCATTTAGATTATTTGTTAATAGATCTATTTATAATAATGATGATGAGCTTTTAATTTATAATTGATGTAATCATTGTTTTTCTTTTAAAGAACATTATTATCAAACTATTTATAGAACTTTAATGTTTGAAAATAAAATTATTAAAGATAATGATGCTACTAAAATAGCTTTATTAAAAATGGGTATTACAGATGAAGTTATTAAAAATAACTTTAATGAAATAAAAGATGTTCCTACTTTTAGTTTTTCTAAAAATAAGAATAATTAG
- a CDS encoding BspA family leucine-rich repeat surface protein, with amino-acid sequence MKKLLTILTSTSAVFLITAGVMLVNRNNGDNNKINYNSKGKKVEHQFADNKTKKKITKIGYYYKDGKAIISQIPPTVEVVAADLPEEITSLRNAFYGNRQGVRFEKQWDTKNITDMSSVFYDANWINDSSIKKWNTSKVTDMSKMFKKAKSFNQDISSWDVSNVKNFEGMFDDASEFNNGNKPLKWEGKLNKAENMKSMFNKASDFKHSLDSWILTKKVNYKNFGLEEKRQPKWFTEPLVQTPPSTPLIRSDESSNLSSQGSGSNSVGNSDNIISDIIMNPPVNNQENSAEKIEEKQSGNEIKKSETEVSIVDSKNNDLENETLLKDKKSNQSNEFTQPKENKNNVYKIPSFKQKPNIILKSNSSNAAVIAGAVSGTFSLLGIGAGAGYYYRKNLKNFYLKSADKMKPVYAKTKDGLKEFYNKAKTKIKSKLSKIKSKK; translated from the coding sequence ATGAAAAAATTATTAACTATTTTAACTAGTACTAGTGCTGTGTTTTTAATAACAGCTGGTGTTATGTTAGTTAATAGAAATAATGGGGATAATAATAAGATTAATTATAATAGTAAAGGAAAAAAAGTTGAACATCAGTTTGCAGACAACAAGACTAAAAAGAAAATAACAAAAATAGGGTATTACTATAAAGATGGAAAGGCAATAATAAGTCAAATTCCGCCAACTGTTGAAGTAGTTGCAGCAGATTTACCTGAAGAAATAACAAGTTTAAGAAATGCTTTTTACGGAAATAGACAAGGTGTTCGTTTTGAAAAACAATGAGATACTAAAAACATAACTGATATGAGTAGTGTTTTTTATGATGCTAATTGAATAAATGATTCTAGCATAAAAAAATGAAATACTTCAAAAGTAACTGATATGAGTAAAATGTTTAAAAAAGCAAAAAGTTTTAATCAAGATATTTCAAGTTGGGATGTTTCTAATGTTAAAAATTTTGAAGGTATGTTTGATGATGCATCTGAGTTTAATAATGGAAATAAACCTTTAAAATGAGAAGGCAAGCTAAATAAAGCTGAAAATATGAAAAGTATGTTTAACAAAGCTTCTGATTTTAAACATAGTTTAGATAGTTGAATACTGACAAAAAAAGTGAATTATAAAAATTTTGGATTAGAAGAAAAAAGACAACCAAAATGATTTACTGAACCACTAGTTCAAACCCCACCTAGTACACCACTTATTCGTTCTGATGAATCTTCAAATTTATCTTCACAAGGATCTGGTTCGAATTCTGTTGGTAACTCAGATAATATAATTTCAGATATTATTATGAATCCACCGGTTAATAACCAAGAAAATTCTGCTGAAAAAATTGAAGAAAAACAATCGGGAAATGAGATTAAAAAAAGTGAAACTGAAGTTTCTATAGTAGATTCAAAAAATAACGATTTAGAAAATGAAACATTATTAAAAGATAAAAAATCCAATCAATCAAATGAGTTTACTCAGCCAAAAGAAAATAAAAACAATGTATATAAAATACCTTCTTTTAAACAAAAACCTAACATTATATTAAAATCAAACTCATCAAATGCAGCAGTTATTGCTGGAGCAGTTTCAGGCACATTTTCACTTTTAGGAATTGGTGCTGGAGCTGGATATTATTATCGTAAAAATCTAAAGAACTTTTATTTAAAATCAGCAGATAAAATGAAACCGGTTTATGCTAAAACAAAGGATGGTTTAAAAGAATTTTATAATAAAGCAAAAACTAAAATTAAAAGTAAATTATCTAAGATTAAGTCTAAAAAATAA